The Pseudomonas sp. IAC-BECa141 genome contains the following window.
GGCCGCCGCTTCCGCCTGTAAACCGTCATAGGCCGCCAGCACCGTGCGCGCCCAGGCCAGCACCCGTTCCCCCGGCGCGGTGAAACCTTCGAAGCGCTGGCCACGGTTGACCAGTGGCAGGTCGAGTTCTTCTTCAAGGCTGCGCAGACGCATCGACAAGGTCGGTTGGGTGATGTGGCAGCGGGCGGCGGCCTGGCCGAAATGGCGGGTTTCGTCGAGGGCGATGAGGAATTTCAGCTGCTTGATGTCCATCTTCGCTCCGGGGCGCTGGCAAGGGTGGGCGATTCTACCGCTTGCGCGGGGGCAGGGTCATTGGTCGGGCCGCAACCGGGTTTGTCCGGCGTGGTCTAGGCTTGGGCGTCTGGAACTTAAATCAAGGAGTGTGTGCTATGAGTCTTTTGAGCTTTGTGAAAGAGGCCGGTGAGAAGTTGCTCGACCTGCTGACCCCCGGCAACGCCAATGCCAGCGACCAATTGAAGGAACACATCAGCAAGGTCGGGTTGGGTAACCCGAATGTCCAGGCGACCGTGGACGGTGACAAGGTAACGGTCACCGGTGAAGTGGCGAGCCAGGAAGAGAAAGAGAAAATTCTGCTGGCGGTGGGCAACATTGCCGGAGTCGGCAGCGTCGATGACCAGATCACCGTGACCGGGCCGGTGGTGGCGGCGGCGCGTTTTGTAGTCGTGAAG
Protein-coding sequences here:
- the lysM gene encoding peptidoglycan-binding protein LysM, which translates into the protein MSLLSFVKEAGEKLLDLLTPGNANASDQLKEHISKVGLGNPNVQATVDGDKVTVTGEVASQEEKEKILLAVGNIAGVGSVDDQITVTGPVVAAARFVVVKKGDTLSAISLAVYGNANQYNKIFEANKPMLSHPDKIYPGQTLRIPE